The Deltaproteobacteria bacterium genome has a segment encoding these proteins:
- a CDS encoding DUF3883 domain-containing protein — translation MTTSRDSIHEGCTLTGSLFNEPMRVETVRTGNDGTWTVGLVGTHTERFRKVTLTKQDIKGLTIHDSGFTFAGDGHLLRLGLQAYSLGIAWEFDPYFGLSISRVDPLPHQLEAIYDYLLKLARVRFLLADDAGAGKTIMAGLLIRELQLRGLAERILIVCPANLSFQWQRELKEKFDEKFLVLKGGDIRDQFGVNQWLEQKKVITSLDLAKRTEILPGLRQVHWDLIIVDEAHRMSWTPPARKTARYALGELLRDTSDNILLLTATPHKGDPVNFSLFLQLLDADAYADVRSIHEAMERRRAPFYLRRTKEAMVYFPERRADGTWVAEKIFTKRIPHTVDFQIDGPEFDLYREITRFVKRQSAKAAAQGDDPRARAVGFLMSLYQRRLASSTYAMRRSLENRARRLEESIKKAQALARLAPPDLPDPEEIEEMEENERERLEEMLEAITLAGNAEQIREEIAELRGLAEQARAVEDSEAEAKLSKLKDLLHQEGFFDHPEQRLLIFTEFKDTLDYLSQNLKTWGFKVGCIHGGMRPGSRNEPGTRLFSEQQFREGEIQVLVATEAAGEGINLQVCNILFNYDIPWNPNRLEQRMGRIHRYGQRKDCLIFNFVATNTIEGRVLQRLLEKLQEIRDALDDDAVFNVLGEVLPTAHVERVLRDYYSGKLGDADLEERLLENVDEGRFRAICQNALEGLAAKKLNLEMLIERRARAQERRVVPETIARFIREASEYVPLKLKIIEGMDHTFEPARTPPALQRHEREPDWKLPALASKYPRCSTDREAAETHNLEWVTPGHPLFEALRRHACSKAAEVFGKGACFYSLQHEKPSRVDFYRARVVDGLGHIVHERLFALELIGDSEPRLREPNMLGNFSPAAPPEQLPAIAAAPEPSEWLHKSALQPFLEETREERLAEVQRIVEHVELSLTELLQRADEEIGKANEDKEKGIAGADGRLAQAENRHAELLARRERRRQELERQRSLSLQAVERIASVLVLPHPEREAPDVRHMRPNLETEAIAMQVVMEHEQAQGRQVYDVHEKNLGYDITSLDLNSGELRLIEVKGLAAATGTILLTPNERRVAEDRRDCYWLYVVTNCLPDPQTGATHPIMQEPIKDPARFPWREVTKVAHYWLKVNAMTKPMTVREDSKPYGRETP, via the coding sequence ATGACAACTTCAAGAGATTCAATACATGAAGGGTGTACTTTAACCGGCTCGCTCTTTAACGAACCGATGCGTGTGGAAACGGTGCGCACCGGCAATGACGGAACCTGGACGGTCGGTCTTGTCGGTACACACACCGAACGTTTCCGAAAAGTTACGCTGACAAAACAGGACATTAAAGGGCTGACCATCCATGACTCCGGTTTTACTTTCGCCGGCGACGGCCATCTCCTTCGTTTGGGTCTTCAGGCATATTCACTCGGCATCGCCTGGGAATTCGACCCCTATTTCGGCCTTTCGATTTCAAGGGTCGATCCGCTGCCCCATCAACTCGAGGCCATCTACGACTATCTTCTGAAACTGGCGCGTGTCCGTTTCCTGCTCGCCGACGACGCCGGCGCCGGAAAAACCATCATGGCCGGCCTCCTCATCCGTGAACTCCAACTGCGCGGACTTGCCGAACGGATTCTGATCGTCTGTCCTGCCAACCTGTCGTTCCAGTGGCAGCGGGAGCTGAAAGAAAAGTTCGATGAGAAATTCCTTGTCCTGAAAGGCGGGGACATTCGTGACCAGTTCGGAGTCAACCAATGGCTGGAACAGAAAAAGGTCATCACGTCGCTTGACCTTGCCAAACGGACAGAAATTCTGCCGGGATTGAGACAGGTCCACTGGGATCTCATTATCGTGGACGAAGCCCATCGCATGTCCTGGACTCCCCCTGCCCGCAAGACGGCGCGCTACGCCCTCGGGGAACTCCTGCGGGATACATCGGACAATATTCTTCTGCTGACGGCAACGCCGCACAAGGGTGACCCGGTCAATTTTTCGCTGTTCCTGCAATTGCTTGATGCGGATGCCTATGCCGATGTCCGCTCCATCCACGAGGCCATGGAACGTCGTCGTGCTCCGTTTTATCTTCGCCGCACGAAGGAGGCGATGGTCTATTTTCCTGAACGGCGGGCGGATGGAACCTGGGTGGCAGAGAAGATTTTCACCAAGCGCATTCCGCACACGGTCGATTTTCAGATCGATGGTCCGGAGTTTGACCTTTACAGGGAGATTACCCGTTTCGTCAAACGCCAGAGTGCAAAAGCCGCCGCCCAGGGTGACGATCCCCGCGCCCGCGCGGTAGGTTTTTTGATGTCCCTCTATCAGCGCAGGCTGGCCTCCAGCACTTACGCCATGCGACGTAGCCTGGAAAACCGGGCGCGCCGATTGGAAGAAAGTATCAAGAAAGCTCAAGCACTGGCCCGACTGGCTCCACCCGACCTTCCCGATCCGGAGGAGATCGAGGAAATGGAGGAAAATGAGCGCGAGCGGCTGGAAGAGATGCTTGAAGCCATCACGCTCGCAGGCAACGCCGAGCAAATCCGCGAGGAGATCGCGGAACTTCGCGGGCTTGCCGAACAGGCCCGGGCCGTTGAAGATTCGGAAGCGGAAGCAAAACTGTCCAAGCTCAAAGACCTGCTTCACCAGGAAGGCTTCTTTGATCATCCTGAACAGCGGTTGCTGATCTTTACTGAGTTCAAGGACACCCTTGACTATCTCAGCCAAAATCTGAAGACCTGGGGCTTCAAGGTAGGCTGCATCCATGGCGGTATGAGACCGGGCTCCCGCAATGAGCCGGGTACGCGTCTTTTCTCGGAGCAGCAATTTCGTGAAGGTGAAATCCAGGTGCTCGTGGCCACCGAGGCGGCAGGAGAAGGCATCAACCTGCAGGTATGCAATATTCTTTTCAACTACGACATCCCCTGGAACCCGAATCGCCTTGAGCAGCGCATGGGACGCATCCATCGTTACGGTCAGCGGAAGGACTGTCTCATCTTCAATTTCGTGGCTACCAACACCATTGAGGGACGGGTTCTTCAGCGACTACTGGAGAAGCTCCAGGAAATTCGTGATGCCCTGGACGACGACGCAGTCTTCAACGTTCTCGGGGAAGTACTCCCGACCGCACATGTGGAGCGCGTACTGCGGGACTACTACTCAGGCAAACTTGGCGATGCCGACCTTGAAGAGCGTCTCCTTGAAAACGTTGACGAAGGGCGTTTCCGGGCAATATGCCAAAACGCGCTCGAAGGCCTGGCTGCGAAGAAGCTGAACCTGGAAATGCTGATCGAGCGTCGGGCCCGCGCCCAGGAACGCCGCGTCGTGCCGGAAACCATCGCTCGTTTTATTCGCGAGGCATCCGAATACGTTCCGCTCAAGTTGAAAATCATAGAGGGCATGGATCACACCTTCGAGCCGGCCCGGACGCCGCCGGCGCTTCAACGGCACGAACGTGAGCCGGACTGGAAACTTCCCGCCCTGGCGTCGAAGTATCCACGTTGCTCCACCGACCGTGAAGCCGCTGAAACCCACAACCTTGAATGGGTCACCCCCGGTCATCCGCTTTTCGAGGCCCTCCGCAGGCATGCCTGTAGCAAAGCGGCCGAAGTGTTCGGAAAGGGAGCATGCTTTTATTCCCTGCAACACGAGAAACCTTCACGCGTCGACTTCTATCGTGCCCGTGTAGTGGACGGCCTCGGCCATATCGTTCACGAGCGTCTTTTTGCGCTGGAACTTATCGGCGACAGTGAGCCAAGGCTTCGCGAACCTAACATGCTGGGGAACTTTTCTCCCGCGGCGCCTCCAGAGCAGCTACCCGCTATTGCTGCGGCGCCCGAGCCGTCCGAGTGGTTGCATAAGAGCGCGCTCCAGCCCTTTCTCGAGGAAACACGTGAAGAGCGTCTGGCAGAGGTGCAACGCATTGTCGAGCATGTCGAGCTCTCCTTGACCGAGTTGCTGCAGCGTGCGGATGAAGAGATCGGAAAAGCCAATGAAGACAAGGAAAAAGGCATTGCCGGCGCAGATGGCCGTTTGGCTCAGGCCGAAAACCGCCACGCTGAACTCCTGGCCCGACGGGAACGGCGCCGGCAGGAACTGGAACGTCAGCGGTCGTTGTCCCTGCAGGCTGTGGAACGGATAGCGAGCGTCCTTGTCCTGCCTCATCCCGAGCGAGAGGCGCCGGATGTGCGCCACATGCGACCGAACCTGGAGACCGAGGCCATTGCCATGCAGGTGGTAATGGAACATGAGCAAGCCCAGGGCCGCCAGGTTTACGACGTTCATGAAAAGAACCTGGGTTACGACATTACCAGTCTGGATTTGAATTCCGGGGAGCTGCGCCTGATTGAAGTCAAGGGTCTGGCCGCAGCCACAGGCACAATTCTGCTCACGCCAAATGAAAGGCGCGTAGCCGAGGACCGCCGGGACTGCTATTGGCTTTACGTGGTCACGAACTGCCTGCCTGATCCGCAGACAGGCGCCACCCATCCGATCATGCAGGAGCCGATCAAAGACCCGGCCAGGTTCCCCTGGCGGGAAGTGACCAAGGTCGCCCACTACTGGCTCAAAGTGAACGCCATGACGAAACCGATGACTGTCAGGGAGGATAGTAAGCCATATGGAAGGGAAACGCCATGA
- a CDS encoding helix-turn-helix domain-containing protein, translating into MMEDRWLSVDEIAAYLGIKRDTVYKWISEKQMPSYRMGRLWKFRKEEVNEWVKTGGADDSRIDDSGKAEKR; encoded by the coding sequence ATGATGGAAGACCGATGGCTCTCCGTGGATGAGATCGCGGCCTATCTCGGCATCAAGCGGGATACGGTCTATAAATGGATTTCCGAAAAGCAGATGCCCTCGTACCGGATGGGGCGCCTGTGGAAATTCCGCAAGGAAGAAGTGAACGAATGGGTGAAAACAGGCGGAGCGGATGATAGTCGTATTGACGATAGCGGGAAGGCTGAGAAGCGATGA